The following proteins are encoded in a genomic region of Blastopirellula marina:
- a CDS encoding nucleotide pyrophosphohydrolase: MGQQVTNTDQQLTLRQAQDDVDQWIQTIGVRYFSELTNLAQLVEEVGEVARVISRTYGEQSFKPSDEKVELSDELADVLFVLICLANQTGVDLTEALKRNLDKKTKRDATRHQQNAKLK, translated from the coding sequence ATGGGCCAGCAAGTGACAAACACGGATCAGCAACTGACTCTTCGTCAGGCTCAAGATGATGTCGATCAATGGATTCAAACGATCGGCGTGCGGTACTTCTCCGAACTCACCAACTTGGCGCAGCTCGTCGAAGAAGTGGGCGAAGTTGCTCGCGTGATCTCGCGGACTTACGGCGAGCAAAGTTTCAAGCCGTCCGATGAAAAGGTTGAGCTCTCGGACGAACTGGCTGATGTCTTATTCGTCTTAATCTGCCTCGCCAATCAAACAGGCGTCGATCTGACCGAGGCACTGAAACGCAACCTCGACAAGAAGACGAAGCGAGATGCGACTCGACATCAGCAAAACGCGAAGCTGAAATAG
- a CDS encoding endonuclease, producing MTQMQSGALILSIVLSSHAALFAKDTDCAWKQTAVLNAPEAFQAAAADNRHVYAITNRTIAKYDRATQRLVARSEGDAHHLNSGFLHEGKLYCAHSSYPLKPESSIIKVLDLKTMQLSDFHDFGHSVHGSLTVALFKDNAWWCVFAVYGKEENARTALVKFDQAWNEKQVWTFPESVVSDLGSSSISGGIWWDDKFLATGHDKKVLYRLKLPQTGTVLEHLATCETPFPGQGIAIDPETGGLVGINRKNRQVVFAETVPSKKPQ from the coding sequence ATGACTCAAATGCAAAGCGGTGCGCTGATTCTCTCGATCGTGCTTTCCTCACATGCGGCGTTGTTTGCCAAAGACACCGACTGTGCATGGAAGCAAACGGCCGTGCTTAATGCTCCCGAGGCCTTTCAAGCCGCTGCGGCTGACAATCGTCATGTTTACGCGATCACCAATCGAACGATTGCCAAGTACGATCGTGCGACTCAACGGCTTGTCGCTCGGAGTGAAGGAGATGCCCATCATCTCAATAGTGGATTCTTGCACGAGGGAAAGCTGTACTGTGCTCATTCCAGCTATCCGCTGAAGCCGGAGTCGAGCATCATCAAAGTGCTCGATCTCAAGACAATGCAGTTGAGCGACTTTCACGACTTTGGCCACTCTGTCCATGGCAGCTTGACGGTCGCCTTATTCAAGGACAACGCATGGTGGTGCGTCTTCGCCGTCTATGGCAAAGAAGAAAATGCTCGGACCGCGTTAGTGAAGTTTGATCAAGCGTGGAATGAGAAGCAGGTGTGGACATTTCCTGAAAGTGTTGTGTCCGACTTGGGGTCGTCCAGTATCTCGGGTGGAATCTGGTGGGACGACAAGTTTCTTGCGACCGGGCATGATAAGAAGGTTCTCTATCGCTTGAAGTTGCCGCAGACCGGTACCGTGCTGGAACATCTCGCAACGTGCGAAACGCCGTTTCCAGGGCAGGGGATTGCCATTGATCCTGAGACAGGCGGCTTGGTAGGGATTAATCGCAAGAATCGGCAGGTAGTATTCGCGGAAACGGTCCCTTCTAAGAAACCGCAGTAA
- a CDS encoding SDR family oxidoreductase — MKKLDSKTAIVTGGSRGIGANICMSLAAAGANVVVNYAQNQEAAERVVSEILSQGGKAIAVAGDVSKSTEVKQLFDRAESEFGQVDILVNNAGVVHYKTIAETTDEEFDQVMKVNAYGAFYGMREAATRLAEGGRVINISSSAVRMMLPTYGPYCATKGAMEQLTRSFAKEMGSRRITVNAVSPGPTETELFMENNESEKIERMKNLSAFGRLGKVEDMGPVVVFLASEDGGWITGQVIPVNGGTA; from the coding sequence ATGAAGAAGCTGGATAGCAAGACAGCGATTGTCACAGGGGGATCACGAGGGATCGGGGCTAATATCTGCATGAGCCTAGCCGCCGCAGGCGCCAATGTAGTGGTCAACTATGCTCAGAATCAGGAAGCGGCTGAGCGAGTTGTCTCGGAAATCTTGTCTCAAGGAGGCAAGGCGATTGCGGTGGCTGGGGATGTTTCTAAATCGACCGAGGTGAAGCAGCTATTTGATCGCGCCGAATCCGAGTTTGGTCAAGTTGACATCTTGGTCAACAACGCAGGCGTCGTGCACTACAAGACGATCGCAGAAACCACCGATGAAGAGTTTGATCAGGTGATGAAGGTCAACGCCTACGGCGCGTTTTATGGGATGCGTGAAGCGGCAACACGCCTGGCGGAAGGTGGTCGCGTGATTAACATCTCGAGCTCGGCCGTCCGCATGATGCTACCGACTTATGGTCCCTACTGCGCAACCAAGGGAGCGATGGAGCAATTGACACGCAGCTTCGCCAAAGAGATGGGATCTCGCCGTATTACCGTGAATGCGGTTTCCCCAGGGCCGACCGAGACGGAGTTGTTTATGGAGAACAACGAGTCGGAAAAGATCGAACGCATGAAGAATCTTTCTGCGTTTGGAAGACTTGGCAAAGTCGAAGACATGGGGCCGGTCGTAGTGTTCTTGGCAAGCGAAGACGGCGGTTGGATTACCGGGCAAGTCATCCCGGTGAATGGTGGTACGGCTTAG
- a CDS encoding DUF1559 domain-containing protein yields the protein MTVRTPQRHAFTLVELLVVIAIIGVLIALLLPAVQQAREAARRIQCTNNQKQIGLALHNYHDTYGKLPYNAVPQTGSVGDRQRGPSWLTRILPFVEQSAAYDQFVFTGDWTMQDGPSPNANILGQLRVPGFNCPSSPLPETETQSTNANGDVILQVVNYVGITGSYWQGGTTNVVSPSPQDSSYGDAVYNGMIVPVNTKSNAISLASVTDGTSNTMMVSEQSDFFYDVNRAKITRRSSGHAGRSWGNGGGAGTWTANVTTLRYPIATEGGTGNGANYHVNVALVSAHPGGVLATLGDASVRFVTETVNFATLTGLADRQDGNVLGEF from the coding sequence ATGACCGTCCGTACCCCACAGCGACATGCATTCACTCTTGTTGAGTTATTGGTCGTGATCGCGATCATCGGTGTTTTGATCGCTCTTCTGCTGCCGGCCGTGCAGCAAGCTCGTGAAGCCGCTCGCCGAATTCAGTGCACCAACAATCAGAAGCAAATTGGATTGGCTCTGCACAACTATCACGATACCTATGGCAAGTTGCCATACAACGCCGTTCCACAAACCGGCAGTGTTGGCGATCGTCAGCGCGGACCATCGTGGTTGACGCGCATTTTGCCTTTCGTGGAGCAGAGTGCTGCCTACGATCAGTTCGTCTTCACCGGCGACTGGACGATGCAGGACGGGCCAAGCCCAAATGCGAACATCCTTGGTCAGCTACGTGTTCCTGGGTTCAACTGTCCTTCCAGCCCACTGCCGGAAACCGAAACACAATCGACCAACGCCAACGGCGACGTGATTCTGCAGGTTGTGAATTACGTTGGCATCACCGGTTCGTACTGGCAGGGTGGAACAACCAACGTTGTGTCCCCTTCGCCACAAGATAGCAGCTATGGCGATGCGGTTTACAACGGCATGATCGTGCCGGTCAACACGAAGAGCAATGCGATCAGTCTGGCGAGTGTCACCGACGGTACCAGCAACACGATGATGGTCAGCGAACAGAGCGACTTCTTCTACGACGTCAACCGTGCGAAGATCACCCGCCGTAGCTCAGGTCACGCAGGACGTTCGTGGGGCAACGGTGGCGGTGCCGGTACCTGGACCGCAAATGTTACGACCTTGCGTTATCCGATCGCGACCGAAGGTGGTACGGGCAATGGAGCGAACTATCACGTGAACGTCGCTTTGGTTTCTGCTCATCCAGGTGGTGTGCTGGCAACGCTAGGTGATGCGAGTGTTCGTTTCGTCACCGAAACCGTGAACTTCGCAACCTTGACCGGACTGGCCGATCGCCAGGATGGTAACGTCCTAGGTGAATTCTAA
- a CDS encoding carboxypeptidase regulatory-like domain-containing protein has translation MTSCKYNPGLLSLLAILAVSALGCAEEDYGDLGKVTGVVTMDGQPYPGAMITFTPSEGRPSKGITDQSGNYELIYIRDTKGAEPGQHRVMITTVPPDQPDNYSGPKFKDPIPSKYNLRSELTENVVLGPNEFNFDLKK, from the coding sequence ATGACTTCGTGTAAGTACAATCCAGGCCTGCTTTCGCTTTTAGCGATTCTGGCAGTTAGTGCTCTGGGGTGCGCCGAGGAAGATTACGGCGATCTCGGGAAGGTAACTGGGGTAGTGACGATGGATGGTCAACCGTATCCCGGTGCCATGATCACGTTCACGCCTAGCGAAGGACGTCCCTCAAAGGGAATTACCGATCAATCAGGCAACTACGAGTTGATCTATATTCGTGATACCAAAGGTGCCGAACCAGGTCAGCATCGCGTGATGATCACAACCGTCCCGCCGGATCAACCCGACAACTACAGTGGTCCGAAGTTTAAGGACCCGATCCCGTCGAAGTACAACCTTCGTTCCGAATTGACCGAGAACGTCGTGCTTGGCCCGAACGAGTTCAACTTCGACCTGAAGAAGTAA
- a CDS encoding DUF1559 domain-containing protein — protein MTHSSYARRGFTLVELLVVIAIIGVLIALLLPAVQQAREAARRIQCNNNLKQIGLAVQTYHDTYRNKIPFNTMGNSGSNPSFFVRLLPFIEQSAAYNLLEFPVNNFVTTNTYNGQSIPNATTLSALRVDGFKCPSSPLPETFTDTNLNLQFQLASYVGISGSYLRGGTAQPSTFPPTTPTGTPNFGTNGGTTYNGMIVASSPSGVSVSSRPIGLESATDGTSNTMVVSECGNYYYDQNRNRQSQNLNSSYGLGLGGAWNSAYYDSNGSVAQNVTTIKFPINYPYNSLDGYASPGDENLPLVSAHPGGVIAMFADGSCQFLTENINYSVLTGLADRQDGTVLGEY, from the coding sequence GTGACTCATTCCTCGTATGCGCGCCGGGGGTTTACCCTGGTGGAATTGCTCGTCGTGATCGCGATCATCGGCGTGCTGATTGCCCTGTTGCTGCCCGCTGTGCAGCAAGCTCGTGAAGCTGCCCGCCGTATTCAGTGCAACAATAACCTGAAGCAAATCGGTCTGGCGGTTCAGACTTATCACGACACCTACCGTAACAAGATCCCGTTCAACACCATGGGGAACTCAGGATCAAATCCATCTTTTTTTGTGCGATTGTTGCCGTTCATCGAACAGTCGGCCGCCTACAACTTGCTGGAATTTCCGGTCAACAATTTCGTAACGACAAACACCTACAACGGACAGTCGATTCCTAATGCGACAACGTTGTCGGCACTACGTGTGGATGGCTTCAAGTGCCCATCCAGCCCACTGCCAGAAACCTTCACCGACACGAACCTAAACCTTCAATTCCAGTTGGCTAGCTACGTCGGTATCAGTGGTTCTTACCTGCGTGGTGGTACGGCTCAGCCGTCGACCTTCCCGCCAACCACTCCGACTGGTACCCCAAACTTCGGCACCAACGGCGGCACCACTTACAACGGTATGATCGTCGCTTCCAGTCCCTCTGGGGTGAGCGTCTCGTCGCGTCCAATCGGTTTGGAAAGTGCCACGGACGGTACCAGCAACACGATGGTTGTCAGTGAATGTGGTAACTACTACTACGATCAAAACCGCAATCGTCAATCGCAGAACCTGAACTCCAGCTACGGCCTTGGCCTGGGTGGTGCTTGGAACAGCGCTTACTACGACAGCAACGGTTCGGTCGCTCAGAACGTGACCACGATCAAGTTCCCAATCAATTACCCGTACAACAGCCTCGATGGCTACGCCAGTCCTGGCGACGAAAACCTTCCTTTGGTTTCCGCTCACCCAGGTGGTGTCATCGCCATGTTTGCCGATGGTTCGTGTCAGTTCCTGACCGAGAACATCAATTACTCGGTTTTGACCGGCTTAGCCGATCGCCAAGATGGTACGGTCTTGGGTGAATATTAA
- a CDS encoding M48 family metallopeptidase: MSEDFSKLGFAKTYVYPALALFLIPIACLIFYEYVQSSFDQQFFEATVADLRSDPTIAPEDKAAAIEFLQSHRLSDMLVSSHPQDVAFRQAQDSEFLFYQLSVVWAIRISWACILAGIAAFVMTGIGVLISLQSQAMQYTSLLIGWMTLRIFCTLEVIAQGLLIFSLSFWIPAFFFDIYIVKLIIVFACIALGAIGVVIAAIFKRPDDDFVVQGEILTREMAPQLWYDLELLSGKMQTAPPDHVIAGIDDNFFVTQLPIKVQGKDEQIQTLTGRSLFVSLSLLKKLPGQEADAVLLHELAHFSGNDTLYSQRIAPLLARYDHFLQGLYEGGLSMPVFYFAVMFRALYEISLGSLSRQREFRADRLAAEGTSPHDMAHALLRITAYSQYRAELEKEFFDAEEVHQQVNLSERIDGGFLAYTSAFVDKHNVGDLASSHPFDSHPPLKQRLEAIGFSATPDAMRNALYDESIGTWFQKIEAATILERDQWTAYEEQFRQFHENILAYRYLPANESEQELVEKFFPPITHVAAKDRPVEFDYEKVTYEDWDRPIYYREIESMSFENEWGARLDLVVKRNGKNKTIKLPLSKKQNEQQELMGTLQNYYARAASAIAYQQSQNEPEPSIAATDTFSFDS, translated from the coding sequence ATGTCCGAAGACTTTAGCAAGCTTGGGTTTGCCAAAACCTACGTCTATCCCGCTTTGGCCTTGTTTCTAATTCCGATCGCTTGTCTTATTTTTTATGAGTACGTTCAGTCATCATTCGATCAGCAATTCTTCGAGGCAACGGTAGCCGATCTCCGCAGCGATCCAACGATCGCGCCTGAAGATAAGGCCGCGGCGATTGAGTTCCTACAATCGCATCGCTTGTCCGATATGCTGGTGAGCAGCCATCCCCAGGATGTCGCCTTTCGACAAGCCCAGGATTCGGAATTCCTGTTCTATCAACTCTCCGTCGTCTGGGCGATTCGCATCAGCTGGGCGTGTATCCTGGCCGGTATTGCTGCTTTCGTGATGACTGGTATTGGTGTGCTCATCTCGCTGCAATCGCAAGCTATGCAGTACACCAGTCTTCTAATTGGCTGGATGACGCTGCGCATTTTTTGCACGCTGGAAGTCATTGCTCAGGGGCTGTTGATTTTCTCGCTTTCGTTTTGGATTCCGGCGTTCTTCTTCGACATCTATATCGTGAAGCTGATTATCGTATTTGCATGTATCGCCCTGGGCGCGATCGGTGTGGTAATCGCAGCCATCTTTAAGCGACCTGATGACGACTTCGTGGTACAAGGCGAAATCTTAACACGAGAGATGGCACCGCAGCTTTGGTATGACCTGGAACTTCTCAGCGGCAAGATGCAAACGGCTCCGCCAGATCACGTGATTGCGGGGATTGACGACAACTTCTTTGTCACGCAGCTCCCGATCAAAGTGCAAGGCAAAGACGAGCAGATTCAGACGCTCACAGGTCGATCACTTTTCGTGAGCTTATCTCTTTTGAAGAAACTGCCTGGCCAAGAAGCCGATGCCGTGCTACTGCATGAGTTGGCACATTTCAGCGGCAATGACACGTTGTATTCACAACGTATCGCTCCCCTACTCGCCCGCTACGACCACTTTCTTCAAGGACTGTACGAAGGCGGGCTCTCGATGCCAGTCTTCTACTTCGCAGTCATGTTCCGCGCCCTGTACGAGATCTCTTTGGGGAGCCTTAGTCGTCAACGCGAATTCCGCGCCGACCGACTTGCCGCGGAAGGCACTTCGCCACATGACATGGCCCATGCCCTGTTACGAATTACCGCCTATTCTCAGTACCGCGCGGAATTGGAAAAGGAGTTTTTTGACGCCGAAGAAGTGCATCAACAGGTGAACCTGTCGGAACGAATTGACGGTGGCTTCCTAGCTTACACGAGTGCATTCGTTGACAAACACAACGTGGGCGATCTCGCGTCTTCGCACCCCTTCGATTCACATCCTCCACTGAAACAGCGTCTGGAAGCGATCGGGTTTAGTGCAACACCGGATGCGATGCGAAACGCGCTTTACGACGAATCAATCGGAACATGGTTTCAAAAGATCGAAGCTGCCACAATCCTAGAACGTGATCAGTGGACTGCTTACGAAGAGCAGTTTCGCCAGTTCCACGAGAACATTCTCGCCTATCGCTATCTCCCTGCGAATGAATCGGAGCAGGAACTGGTCGAGAAGTTCTTCCCACCAATTACCCATGTAGCTGCCAAGGATCGACCTGTCGAATTCGACTATGAGAAAGTCACTTACGAAGACTGGGATAGGCCGATCTATTATCGCGAGATCGAATCGATGTCGTTCGAGAACGAGTGGGGCGCTCGCCTCGATTTGGTGGTCAAGCGGAACGGCAAAAACAAGACGATCAAGTTACCGCTGAGCAAGAAGCAGAATGAGCAGCAAGAGCTCATGGGAACGCTGCAGAATTATTACGCTCGCGCGGCAAGTGCAATCGCTTATCAGCAAAGCCAGAATGAGCCAGAGCCATCGATCGCAGCGACCGATACGTTTAGCTTCGACTCGTAA